The Mycolicibacterium cosmeticum DNA window GCCGAGGCCGGAGGTTGTTTCAGGGCGGAGAGATCGACCGCGCCAGCCAGCGCGGGGCCGAGAGAAGAGCGGGGTCGTGTCACATCGACAAGTCTGTCACGTCCCCGACGCGGCGGCCTCGGCCGGGCGGGCACTCCTGCCGAGGCGACCGGTGCGCTCGGCCCAGATGAGGAAGATCACACTGGCCAACGGCACGATGCTGGCCAGCAACGCCGATATCCAGGTGGTCAGCGACCATTTGAACGCCACTCCGACCAGCACCGCCAGCACCACGAAGGCGATGAAGATGCCACCGTGGATGGGCCCGAAGACCTTGACGCCGATCTCGGTGCGGGGTGTGCCCAGGTACTTGAAGTACATCCCCACCAGCAGACCGACCCAGCTGAGCGCTTCGGCCGCGGCGACCAGCCGGAACCAGCCTGCGGCGCGGTGACCATTGACGAGCAGTGCCATGGGCGCCATTGTGCCCGAAGGCCCGGCTGGCTACTACGCGCTGTCGTTGAACGTTGAGAGGGCGCTCAGGGACGGCGCAGGATCAGCGCATCACCCTGGCCGCCGGCACCACACAGCGCAGCGACCGCGTAGCCCGAGCCCTTGCGCGCCAACTCCAGCGCGGCGTGCAGGGTGATCCGGGCGCCGGACGCCCCGATCGGGTGCCCGATCGCGATGGCCCCACCACTGACGTTGACCTTGGCCGGGTCGACGCCCAGCTCCTTGGTCGAGGCCAGCGACACCGCGGCGAACGCTTCGTTGATCTCGATGACGTCCAACTGGTCCACCGTGATGCCCTCGCGAGCGATGGCCTTCTTGATGGCGTTGGCGGGCTGGCTCTGCAGCGTGGAGTCCGGGCCGGCCACCACACCGTGCGCGCCGATCTCCACCAACCACTCCAGGCCCAGCTCCTGCGCCTTGGCCTTGCTCATCACCACGACGGCCGCGGCACCATCGGAGATCTGCGAAGCCGACCCGGCCGTGATGGTGCCGTCCTTGCGGAACGCCGGCTTCAGGCCGCCGAGGGACTCGGCGGTGGTGTTGGCCCGGATGCCCTCGTCCTCGGCGAACTCGATCGGGTCGCCCTTGCGCTGCGGAATCGACACGGGCACAACCTCGTCGGTGAAGACGCCGTCCTTCCACGCTGCCGCGGCCTTCTGGTGCGACTGGGCGGCCAGCTCGTCCTGCTCGGCGCGGGTGAACCGGTCGACGTCGTTGCGCTGCTCGGTGAGCGCGCCCATCGGCTGGTCGGTGAACACGTCGTGCAGACCGTCATAGGCCATGTGATCCAGCACGGTCACATCGCCGTACTTGTAGCCCTCCCGGCTCTTGGGCAACAGGTGCGGCGCCTGGCTCATCGACTCCTGGCCGCCGGCCACGACGACCTCGAACTCCCCGGCGCGGATCAACTGATCGGCCAGGGCGATGGCGTCGATGCCGGACAGGCACATCTTGTTGATGGTCAGGGCGGGCACGTCCCAGCCGATCCCGGCGGCGACGGCGGCCTGGCGCGCCGGCATCTGGCCGGCGCCGGCGGTCAGCACCTGGCCCATGATCACGTAGTCGACGAGCGACGCCGCCACGCCCGCCTTCTCCAGCGCACCCTTGATGGCGATGGCCCCCAGATCGCTGCCCGAGAAGTCCTTGAGCGAGCCCATCAGCTTGCCCACCGGGGTCCGGGCACCCGCCACGATCACCGAGGTCGTCATTTCCATCCTCCAAAGGTTCTGTAAAGCCGGCGGCACAGCTCCGCACGGCCGTAGTGTGGCCTATCACACAGGCATAAAAGTCAGCATGTCAGGTTACTTTGAGTCTATGACCACCGAGCACGTCGACGCCCGTCCGGCCCTTGCCAGCGCATTGGTGACCGCGATCGACCACGTCGGCATCGCCGTGCCGGACCTCGACGCAGCCATCAAGTGGTACCACGACCATCTCGGCATGATCGTGCTGCACGAAGAGGTCAACGAG harbors:
- a CDS encoding DUF3817 domain-containing protein; the protein is MAPMALLVNGHRAAGWFRLVAAAEALSWVGLLVGMYFKYLGTPRTEIGVKVFGPIHGGIFIAFVVLAVLVGVAFKWSLTTWISALLASIVPLASVIFLIWAERTGRLGRSARPAEAAASGT
- a CDS encoding acetyl-CoA C-acetyltransferase, which gives rise to MTTSVIVAGARTPVGKLMGSLKDFSGSDLGAIAIKGALEKAGVAASLVDYVIMGQVLTAGAGQMPARQAAVAAGIGWDVPALTINKMCLSGIDAIALADQLIRAGEFEVVVAGGQESMSQAPHLLPKSREGYKYGDVTVLDHMAYDGLHDVFTDQPMGALTEQRNDVDRFTRAEQDELAAQSHQKAAAAWKDGVFTDEVVPVSIPQRKGDPIEFAEDEGIRANTTAESLGGLKPAFRKDGTITAGSASQISDGAAAVVVMSKAKAQELGLEWLVEIGAHGVVAGPDSTLQSQPANAIKKAIAREGITVDQLDVIEINEAFAAVSLASTKELGVDPAKVNVSGGAIAIGHPIGASGARITLHAALELARKGSGYAVAALCGAGGQGDALILRRP